Part of the Armatimonadota bacterium genome is shown below.
ACGATTGCGAGGATCCTGTCCAGTTCATCAGTGTTTTCGGCACGATGCACCGTAGAAAGCACAAACTTCCCCTTGCTCAGCTTCAACTGCTCCAGAATTCGGCTTTCACGGTCCGCTCTGCTCGCATGCAGCAGAACTGCATCGTACATTACATCTCCTACCATATGGATTCGTTCTGCCGTTACGCCTTCGTTGCGCAAGTTTTTGACGGCTTCCTGTGTTGGAGCAAAGAGCACGTCTGAGATTGAATCGGCTACAATCCTGTTGATTTCTTCAGGCATTCGTCTGTTGAATGAACGCAAGCCGGCCTCCACATGCGCGACGGGGACGTGCACTTTCACTGCGGCAAGTGCACTTGCAAGAGTGGAATTGGTATCGCCATAGATCAGCACCCAATCCGGCTTCTGTTCCAAGACTATCTTTTCAATCCCGACTAGCATCTTCGCCGTCATCTCAGCGTGTGAGCCTGAGCCTATTCCCAAGTTTATGTCAGGAGCCTTGATTCCCAGCTCGTCAAAGAACACCTGCGACATGCCATGGTCATAGTGCTGGCCTGTATGAATGAGGAATTCCGTGTGTCCTGCGGATTTCAAAGCCAAGCTGACCGGGCTAACTTTAATAAACTGAGGCCTTGCTCCGACTATAGTGCATATTTTCATAGTGTTGATTTATCCACAAGGCAATTCTATTCCTTCGTTGTGTCGAGACTGATTATGGACAGGTCATATAGAACTGCCTGCATTAGCTCGATATTTGTCCTTTATGGAAAAGCCAATTAGCCTCGGGCTATACTATGTAAGGCGGACACAAAGTTAGAGCGCCATAATGAATCTAATAGAGGTTAACTTTGTAACGATGGAAGTACAGCAATAACTTAAAGGAAAATGCAGTAAAGCTGGTTCAATGCGGCCTCGACAATAAACCAATCACATGGCAGAATTAGGCGCAGTGCAGCAGAGTCCAAAACCGATGATGGTGCCTTCGAGGCCGCGAAGTCCTTTGAACGTCATGCTGTGTCATTCGGCAATCATCGGCGCATCCTTGCCTCCTTGGGTGCTTTCTTGGTGTCTGCTGTGGCGTTGAACGCCTCAATGAACTTGGTGTAGTCGAGATCGATCACATCGGGGAGCCTGCCGGTGCGGTCGCCCGCCTCGTAGTTCAGGCTGGGCTTGGTACGCTTGACACGCCGCGCGGTCATCTTGCCATCGGGACCAGCCGTCGTCTCGATGTCGCAGTATAGGACCATGTCGACGAGGCCGAGGACAATTTTCCTGGCTTTATCCGGCAGCGTGGGCACGGTCTTGGTATACTTGCCGGTCCGGGTCGGCTGTAATTGCCGTCTCCTGTATCCGGAAATTGGGATCTGCTTTGATTGTTGCAAAAAGTAACTCATCGCTTACGTTGATACTGAACGCCTCGATATCATTCTTCTCTAAGACAGTCACCACCACGCAGTATGCCTGTCGGATCACACCAGGTATCCAATCCTACTTCATAACTGAAGACGGATACCCATGCGAGAACTCACCAGACGAGTATGCGTTCTACTTTGAACAAGCCTATTCAGCAGAGGCCGATAGGCGCTTGTACA
Proteins encoded:
- the wecB gene encoding UDP-N-acetylglucosamine 2-epimerase (non-hydrolyzing), giving the protein MKICTIVGARPQFIKVSPVSLALKSAGHTEFLIHTGQHYDHGMSQVFFDELGIKAPDINLGIGSGSHAEMTAKMLVGIEKIVLEQKPDWVLIYGDTNSTLASALAAVKVHVPVAHVEAGLRSFNRRMPEEINRIVADSISDVLFAPTQEAVKNLRNEGVTAERIHMVGDVMYDAVLLHASRADRESRILEQLKLSKGKFVLSTVHRAENTDELDRILAIVDGLSRIAEDIPVVLPLHPRTHKALERNGLLGVAKRSLRLIEPVGYLDMVKLEKSAALIATDSGGVQKEAFFHKVPCVTLRDETEWVELVEMGWNCICVPTSADLVADTVRSMMGTVGRDEHPYGNGDASEKIADILDRPRQ
- a CDS encoding AAA family ATPase; translation: MSYFLQQSKQIPISGYRRRQLQPTRTGKYTKTVPTLPDKARKIVLGLVDMVLYCDIETTAGPDGKMTARRVKRTKPSLNYEAGDRTGRLPDVIDLDYTKFIEAFNATADTKKAPKEARMRR